The genomic window AATACTTGCTTTTATATCTTTTTTTACTTCTATTTTCAAAGAGTTTGTATAAAGTGTTTCACTTTGTTTTAATTTATGAATTAAGAAAATAGGTTCAGCAATATTTTTATTTATTGTTAAAATTGTTTGTTTATCATCTAAACTTCTTGTAATATCAAATAAAACTGATTCATATTTCTCTTTATCAACAGTAGTTTCTAAACCCATAATATCAAGTTCATAACTTTGTTTATCTGCAAATTCATAAGAAAAAAGTGAATCAAAATTTATTTTCAAAAACTCTTCGTCTTTTTTATTTGGAAGGTTTATCCCTTTGATTTCATTTATTATTAACATCATTTATTCCTATTGCTTCGTAACCTTTTTCATCAAGTTCTAAAGCTAAGCTATAATCTCCTGTTTTTACAATTTTCCCATCATTTAAAATATGTACAAAATCAGGTTTTATCAACTCTAATAATCTATCATAGTGCGTAATCATTAATACAGATCTTTTTCCATCAAGCATAGAGTTTATTACATTTGCAACAGTTTTAATAGCATCTACATCAAGACCTGAATCTATTTCATCAAGCATGATTAAATCAGGTTGAAGCATTAAAAGTTGAATTAATTCATTTCTTTTTTTCTCCCCACCACTAAAACCATCATTTAAATCTCTTTGTAGAAGTTTTCTATCAATATTATATTTTGCTGTCTCTTCTTTGATAAGTTTTAAAAACTCCATTGCATCAATTTCTGGAAGTCCTGCATACACTCTTTTAGCATTGATTGCTGTTTTTAAAAAGTAGCTATTGTTAACGCCTGCAACTTCAACAGGAGATTGGAAACTCATAAAAATTCCCTCATTTGCTCTTTGTGTTACATCAAGGTCTAATAAATTTTTCTTTTTATATGTAATTTTCCCCTCAGTCACAACACA from Arcobacter venerupis includes these protein-coding regions:
- the sufC gene encoding Fe-S cluster assembly ATPase SufC, whose translation is MKKNTLLKIEDLKVNINDKEILKGINLEIKEGEVHALMGTNGAGKSTLVKTLSAHYDCVVTEGKITYKKKNLLDLDVTQRANEGIFMSFQSPVEVAGVNNSYFLKTAINAKRVYAGLPEIDAMEFLKLIKEETAKYNIDRKLLQRDLNDGFSGGEKKRNELIQLLMLQPDLIMLDEIDSGLDVDAIKTVANVINSMLDGKRSVLMITHYDRLLELIKPDFVHILNDGKIVKTGDYSLALELDEKGYEAIGINDVNNK